A window of Desulfuromonas soudanensis genomic DNA:
TGGTCCCGATCTCTCCGAGGTCGGCGGTGTCGAGGGGAAAGGCGTGTTCTTCGGTTTCTTCGTTGCCGAGGAAGTCGGTGACGGTCAGGTTCTGGCGCACTTCGAGGCGGCCGTCGGCCAGAAGGGTAACCAGGGTCTGCCGCCCCTCGCCGTCGATCCGCACCAGGGCCCGGCGCGGGGGAGCGGAGATGGCGAAGGTGGCGAGACGTTCCAGGGTGCGGTCGAAGGAGCGCTGGCCGCCGGCGTCGAAGCGGGGGTGAATCTGCAGCTGGTCCCGGGTCACCGAGCCGTCGCTCCACAAAAGATCGAAGGTCTGGGCGTCGCTGGCCTCCGCCGAGATGACCGTCGCCCCCGGGGAAGGGGGCTGGATCTGCAGTTCCTCGATGAGAACCCCCCGGCGCGGATCCCAGAGTTTCAGGGTCCCCGGGCGGGTGAGGAGGAAGGCGGCTTCGAGGTATTCGTCGATTCCCAGGGCTAGCACCTCGTTTCGGAGATCGGCGGAAAGGGTGCTGTGGCCGAGAACTCCGGACTGGGGGGAGGCAAAGAGGGGGAGGGTCACTCGGGTGATCAGAAAGAGAATCAGCAGAACGCTGGCGATGATCGTCAGTCCGCCGGCGGTGATCACCCAGCGGGCGATGCGATCATGGCGCTTGATTTTCTTCAGGACGTGGCGTTCCATGGCGGACTTTCCCTGGGAGGTGAAAACGGCAGGGTCCCGGACCCGGGGGACGAACCCCGGACCGGGACATGTCTGTCAACCTGCCGTCGGATTGCTCCGATGGCGGGGGATTATTTTATTGTCGCAAGCGACTTGGCGGCGACTTTGGCCGGCAGCGGCAAATAACCGTCCTTGACGACGATCTCCTGTCCCTCCCGGGAGAGGACGTATTTGAGGAACTCTTCGGTGAGGGTCGGTAGCTTTTCGCTGGGCGCCTTGGCGACGTAGATGAAGAGCATCCGGCCCAGGGGGTATTTGCCGTCGAGAACGTTTTCGTAGCTCGGCTCATAGGCCTTTTCGCCGTCCTTCTTGGCCAGGGCGATGGCCTTGACGCCGGAGGTGCGGTAGCCGATCCCCGAGTAGCCGATCCCCGTCTTGTCTTCGGTGATGGCCTGGACGACGGCCGAGGAGCCGGGCTGCTCCTTGACGGTGTCCTTGAAGTCCCCCTTGAACAGGGCGTGGTCCTTGAAGTAACCGTAGGTGCCGGAGGCCGAATTGCGCCCGTAGAGGCTGATCGGTTTTCCCGCATAGGCCCCTTTAAGGCCGACCTCGTCCCAGGTGGAAATTTCGGCGCTCCCCCCCTTGCGGGTCTTGGAGAAGATGGCGTCCAGCTGGGGAAGGGAGAGGGAGGCGAGGGGGTTGTCCTTGTTGACGAAGACCCCCAGGGAGTCGAGGGCGACGCCGATGGCCGTCGGCTTGTAGCCGAACCTGGTCTCGAAAGCCTCGAGTTCTTCTTTTTTCATCGGCCGCGACATCGGGGCGAGCTGGGCGGTTCCGGAGATCAGGGCCGGAGGGGCCGTCCCCGAACCCTTTCCTTCGATCTGGATGTTGACGCTCGGGTATTTTTTGCGGAACCCTTCGGCCCAGTAGGTCATCAGGTTGTTGAGGGTGTCGGAGCCGATGCTGTTGAGATTGCCGTTGACCCCCTGTACCCGGGCATAGGTGGCCAGGGCCGGGTCGACGGCGATTTGCTCGGCCCGCGACAGCGAGGCGGTGGTCAGCAGCAGGGCGGCGGTGACCATCAGCGCGCCCCAGAAACTTTTTGTACCCTTGTTCGTCATGAGCCTTCTCCCTTGTCTCGTCGTTGTCGTCAGTTGATGACGTGTATTATCCCCTCTCATGTTAGGAGGACGTTAGGGAAGGGTGAGAAGTCTGCAAAAAGACGGGGCCGGCTCATTTTTTTCGGTGCGAAGAAGGCGTTGCAGGATTATAGACGAAAAGGAGGGTGGAGCATCCCTCGGGACGAAGGAAGACGTTCGGGAGAAGGGAAAAGGCCCTAGCGCGCGTCTTCGCCGCAGAGCTTGAGCAGCGGAGTCTCGATGGATGTCGTGCCGCTGTTGAGGTAGAGGGTCCCCTCGGTGATGGTCAGGGTCCACTGGAAGGAGCGCCCGAGGCCGGTCACCAGCTCCTGAAGGAATTCCTGCTCGAGGGCGTAGACGGAGAGGTTCTTCATCCGCCCCAGGGCCGGGAGGTGGGCGCTTTCCCAGCGCCAGCGATTGGGGCCGCAGGCCAGGAGGATGACCCGGCCGGCATGGCGGCTCGCCTTGATCAGCCGCTCGGGGTCGGGGAGACCGACCTCGATCCACAGGGCGATGCGGCCGTCGGGCTCCTTGGCCCAGAGGTCGGGTTCGGCGCCGGCGGAGACCCCCTTGGTGAAGGTGAGTTCGTCGCTGTGGAAGAGGGCAAAGGCCAGGAGGCGCGCCACCAGGCGCTCGGCGGTTTCCGAGGGGTGACGGGCGAGAGTGGCGGAGAGGTCGACGTAATGGTTGCGGTCGAGGTCGGAGAGCTGGACGGAGGCGCGGTAAACGGTTGCCGGCTGGGCCATGGGCGATGTTCCTTTGCTTGGGGATCGAAGGAGCATAGCCTCTGTGCCCCGGAAAGACCACAGGAAAAGCTGAGGCTCCTAACCTGCGCCGGGGAGGGCGTCGGCGAGGTAGGCACGGGCTTTTTCCCCGAGGCTCTCGACGTCGACCTCGAAGGTCACCGCCGGGCGCGCCGGGTCGCCGTCACGATAGCCGAGGGTGGCGATGCAGCGCCATCCCTTGCCGTAGAGGAGTTCATGGGGCGGCATCTCCTGCCAGTGTGCGGGGCGCTCACCCTTCTCGAGAAAGTTGACGACCTCCAGCTGAAAAGGGCTGCCGGCGGTTCCGACGTTGCGGTAGACCCGTTCGTCCGGGAGGCGGATGGCCAGGTCGGCAAACTGGTCTTCGTAGAGCTCGGCGTTGACGTTCAGGGAAAAATGCGGCTTCTTCTCGGTTCCCATGGCGCTCTCCTGTCCTCGGGGTCCTTTGGTTTTTCCAGCTCTCAACTGAAGATTAGCAGAGAACCGCGGGGGGGCAAGGGAGGGATTTGACACCCCCCCGGACGGTGATACCGTTTTCCAAGAAGTAGGTTGCCGGCTATTGCCGATCGGTGTGTTCCCCTGATGGAAAGGAGATAAAATATGTTGGGCAAACTGATGAATACCGGAGAAGGGACGGCACCCCTGGTTTTGCGGGTAATGCTCGGGCTGGTCTTTTTCCCCCACGGCGCCCAAAAGGTTCTCGGGTGGTTCGGAGGGCACGGACTCTCCGGAACCCTCGACTTTTTCACCCAGACGATGGGCGTCCCGCTGATCCTGGCCCTGCTGGTCATCGCCGCCGAGTTTCTCGGGGCCCTGGGGCTGATCGTCGGTCTCCTCACGCGGGTCGCCGCCTTCGGGATCGGCTGCGTGATGCTCGGCGCCATCGCCCTGGTCCACTGGCAGAACGGATTTTTCATGAACTGGGGAGGAAAGCAGGGAGGTGAAGGGTTCGAGTATCACCTTTTGGCCCTCGCCATCTCCCTGGCACTGATGATCACCGGCGGCGGACGCTTCTCCCTGGATGGTCTCCTCAAGTCCAGGAGCGGGTCGCAGCGCTCATGACTTGAAGCCACCCGGGGAAGAGTCTCCTCCGGGTGGCTTCGCTTTCAGGGGTGGGAAAGGCGATCATTTCTTCAGGTAGCTTCTGATCCCGGTGGCCAACTCCTGTGGGTTGATGCCAAGGGATTCGGCCCAGGGGGCGGGGTCGCAGACGTTCCCCTCGAGGAGCATGGTGAGCTGATTGGCGGTGATGGGGAAAAAGGGGAGAGAATCGAGGAGGGAAACGAGGGGCCTCATCATCCAGAGGGGGTGATGGAGTTTGGGGACCGTCGTCCTTCCGAGGGCCTTGCCGATGAGGTCGAGAATCTCGTCGTAGCTGAGGCTCTGCGGTCCGCAGCAGTGGAAGGTCCGGCCGACGGTTTCGTCCCGCTCCAGGGCGCCGACGAAGCCGGCCGCCACGTCCTGAACCGCCACCGGCGACATGCGGTAGCGCCCGTCGCCGATGACCGGCACCACCGGGAGGGTGCGGATCAGATCGGCGAGCTTGTTGACGAACTGGTCGTCGGGTCCGAAGATCAGCGAGGGGCGGAAGATGGTCCACTGCAACGACGAGGAGCGAACCTTCTCCTCGGCCCGCCACTTGCTGCGGTGATAGTCGGTTTCGGCGTCGGGGCGGGCGCCGTTGGCGCTCATCTGCAGATAGCGCCGCACCCCCTGGGCCTCGGCCGCCGCAACCAGGTTTCCCGTCGCCCCGGGGTGGAGTTTGTCGAAGGTCACCCCCTGGAGGGGGACCTCGCGGATGATCCCCACCAGATGAATCACCGCCTGGCACCCCTCGAGGGTGCCGTCCAGGGACGAGGGGTCGGTGGCGTCGCCGTAGCGGACCTCGATCCCTTCTTCAGCCGGCAGCTTCCCCTCCGATCCCCGCCGCACCAGGCAGCGGGCAAGGTGTCCTGCGGCCCGGAGTTGTTTGAGAACCTCCCCTCCGACAAATCCGGTGGCACCGGTCAAAAATACCCTCATAAAATCTCCTTTTTCAGGCAAGGCCTCACCGTCGTTTCTATCCCTTGATCACCGCCAGCGGCCGCAGCCGGGCGACGATCTTGCCGATCCCCGCCCGTTGCACCACGTCGACCACCTCGGTGACGTCCTTGTAGGCCTCGGAAATCTCCTCGGCGACCGTGGCCTGTCCGGCGGCGCGGATGAGAATCCCCCGGGCGGCGAGTTCCCCCACGATGTTGCGGCCGTGGGCGGCCTTCTTGGCGGCATGGCGGGACATGACCCGACCGGCGCCGTGGCAGGTCGAGCCGAAGGTTTCGGAAAAGGCCCCGGCGGTGCCGACGAGGACGTAGGAATAGCGCCCCATGTCGCCGGGGATGAGGACCGGCTGGCCGACGCTGCGGTAGAGTTCGGGGGTCTGGGGGTGTCCCGGAGGGAAGGCGCGGGTCGCCCCCTTGCGATGCACGCAGAGGCGCCGATTTTCTCCGCCGATCTTGTGGGTCTCCATCTTGGCGATGTTGTGGCAGACGTCGTAGATCACCGAGAGGCGCAGGTCGCCTTCGCCGAGGGCGAAAACCTCGGCGAAGGATTCGCGCACCCAGGCGGTGATCAGCTGACGGTTGGCGAAGGCGAAGTTGGCGGCGCAGGCCATGGCCGCCAGGTAGTGGCGCCCCTCGGAACTGGTGAGGGGGGCGCAGCAGAGCTGCCGGTCGGGGAGTTCGATGCCGTATTTGCGGCTGGCCGAGAGCATGGTCCGCAGGGAGTCATCGCAGACCTGGTAACCGAGGCCGCGGCTTCCCGTGTGGATGCTGACGGTGATCTGGCCGGGGAAGAGGCCGAGCACCTCGGCGACCCGGAGATCGACGATCTCGTCAACGACCTGGACTTCGAGGAAGTGATTGCCGCTGCCGAGGGTGCCGAGCTGGGCCCGCCCACGCTCCAGGGCCCGCTCGGAAACGAGCTCGGGATCGGCGCCGGCGATGGTCCCTCCTTCCTCGATGTGGAGCAAATCCTCGGCGCTGCCGAAGCCGTGCTCCACCGCCCAGCGTGCCCCCTGGCGCAGAACCCTGGTCTCCTCTTCGATGGAGAGCTTTAAGTCGCGGCGCTGCGAACCGACCCCCGAAGGGACGTTGGTAAAGAGGGTGTCGGCGAGGGCCTTGAGGCGCGGCCGGACCTGATCTTCCACGAGGGCCGAGCGCAACAGACGCACTCCGCAGTTGATGTCGTAGCCGACTCCGCCGGGGGAGACGATTCCCCCCTCCTCCGGGTCGAAGGCGGCGACGCCGCCGATGGGGAAGCCGTATCCCCAGTGAATATCGGGCATGGCGATGGACGGACCGACGATCCCCGGCAGGGTGGCGACGTTGCGCACCTGCGCCAGGGCCTCCTCCTTCTGCAGCGCGGCCATCATCTGCCGGCTGGCAAAGACCAGCCCCTCGGTGCGCATCGCGCCCTCTTTCGGGATGCGCCAGCGGCAGGCGTCGATCTGTTCAATGCGCAGCGTCATAATATCCCCTACAAATCGACGTAGAGACGGGCCAGCCACCGGCCATCGCTGGGTTCAACCCGAAGCCGGTGATAGGTCACCGCCTTGACTTCCCGCTCCACGGGATGGCGCAGCGGGTCGAAGGGTTCGCCGCGGATCCGTCCCCTGAGGGACGTGCCTTTGATTTCCTCGAGCTCGAAATCGACGGGGAAGAGACCTTCGACTTCGAAGCGGTAGAGGATTTCGCTGAGCCAGGAAACCAGAAGCTCTCCGTAATCTCCGCCGCGCAGGGAGACCGTCCGCTCTTCGATGGCTCGACCCCCGGCCTCTCCCCAGATCATCTCCTTGAGGGCGCAGGCCGCACCGGCGAAGAGCTCCTCGAGGGTGTCGGCGTGCACCTCGATCCCCATGTCGGCGGTGTGCTCCAGCAGGCGGTAGCTCTCCATCTCGTCCCCGTTCTTTTCCCGGGCGCAAAGAAAAAGAACCAGAGAAGGCAACTTCGTCTGGTTCGAAGGCCGGTCAGTCTCCAGCGTTCATTCCGCCCGCTCCCAGTCGACCCGGCAGACGGCGTGCTCCTGCGACCAGGTGACCTTCAGGTCTCCCTGATGGGCCTTGTGCAGGGCCCGTCCGAGATGCTCGGCCAGTTTCTGCTCGGTCGTCTCGATGACCAGGTCGTCCCCCTCGCGGTCGATGCGCATGATCCGCTGCAGGGGGTTCTTGGCCATGGCCTTGTCTTCCTCGTTTTTGAGGATGTTGCGGATCTCCTCCTCGTGCTCCCAGAAGTATTCCCCCTTGAGGGTGACGATCCCTTCCGGATAGCGCTCGGCGATTTTCTGGCAGGCCGGGCAGGTGACCCAGTGGGGATCACCTGCGGCACTTTCGGCGGCGAAGGCTTCGGGGTCGAGATACCAGCGCTTGTTGCGGTACAGGGCGTGGCACCCCTGGCAGAGGGCGACCTCCTTCATTCCGCCTGCGGGGAGATAGGGATCGGCGCTGGTTTTCACCCGGCCGCGCTTGTCGCTGATTCCGAATTTGCTCACATCCCGTTGCATAGGGCCCCCTTTCCTTTGTGCGGCGGGGCTTTACAGCCCTTCCGTAAAAACAGTATAGCACCAATCGCCGCCCTGCATAGAAAGGGAACGACTCTGGCTGCCGGTCGCCGGACCCGGGGACCCGATGCGGAAAAGTGGGAGGGACTTCTGCCGGAAAGGCCCCGGGGACGGATCGGTTCTGTGCGACTTTTAATTCGCAGTTGACAGCATGTAAAACAGTGTTATCCTTCGGCAATGCACTGGAATACGGTTACTCTTACCCCGGTCTTTCACGGTGAAGCAACCCCGCACAGGAGGAGCGACAGATGAAAGTGGACGAGACCTCTCCCGACGGTACCCTGCCGGAAGCGATTCTGCAGGCCTGGGAGGCGCGCGGCGTCGGCCGCCGCGACTTTATCAAGTACTGTACCGCCCTGGCCGCCACCCTGGCCCTCCCTCCCGCCCTGATCCCGCGCCTTGCCGCGGCCATGGAGGCCGATAACCGGCCGCCGGTGATCTGGCTGGAATTTCAGGGGTGTACCGGCGATACGGAGGCGCTGCTGCGGGCCAACCAGCCGACGGTGGCCGAACTGATTCTCGACCGCCTCTCCGTCGAATACCACGAGACGATCATGGCCGCCGCCGGCGCCCAGGCTGAAGAGGCCAAATGGGCGGCCGTGGAGAAGTACAAGGGGCAATACATCGCCGTGGTCGAAGGGTCGATTCCTGCCGGCGACGGCGGCGTCTACTGCTGCGTCGGCGGAGACAGCGCCCTGAACATCGTCCGGAAGGTCTGCGGGAATGCCGCTGCGACCATCGCCGTCGGCAACTGCGCCTCCTTCGGCGGCATCCCCGCCGCCGCTCCCAATCCGACGGGAGCCATCTCCGTGCAGCAGGCGGTCCCCGGGGCGACGGTGATCAATCTTCCGGGATGCCCCCTCAACGCCGACAACCTCACCGCCACCATCGTCCATTACCTGACCTTCGGCAGGCTTCCGGCCGTCGACGGTCTGAACCGCCCCTTTTTCGCCTACGGCAAGCGGATCCACGACAACTGCGAGCGCCGCTCCCACTTCGACGCCGGCCAGTACGCCGAGGCCTTCGGGGATGACGGCCACCGCCGGGGGCACTGCCTGTACAAGCTGGGGTGCAAGGGGCCGGAAACCTTTCACAACTGCCCGACGGTGCGCTACAACGAGGGACAGAGCTGGCCGGTCATGGCCGGCCACGGCTGCATCGGCTGCGCCGAGCCGCACTTCTGGGACACGATGACCCCCTTTTACCGGCGCCTCCCGGCCGTCCCCGGATTCGGCGTCGAGGCGACGGCCGACAAGATCGGTCTCGGCCTGGCCGCCGCCACCGCTCTGGCCTTCGGTGCCCACGGAGTGGCGAGCGCCTTCCGCAAGGGGGATGCCATGGAATCGGATAAAGTGAAGAAGGAGGAGTAAACGATGTCGAAAAAAATTGTTGTCGACCCGGTGACCCGCATCGAAGGACACCTGCGCATCGAGGCCCAGGTCGAAGGGGGAAAGATCGTCAACGCCTGGAGCTCCTCCACCGCCTTTCGCGGCATCGAAACGATCCTTAAAGGGCGCGACCCGAGGGACGCCCATCACTTCACCCAGCGCTTCTGCGGGGTCTGCACCACGGTCCATTCCATCGCCAGCATCCGCTGCGTCGAGGACGCGCTCAAGATCCAGATCCCCGACAACGCCCGCCTGATCCGCAACCTGATCATGGCCATCCAGAGCGTGCAGGATCACGTCATCCACTTCTATCATCTGCATGCCCTCGACTGGGTCGACATCACCTCGGCCCTGAAGGCCGATCCGGCGGCGACGGCCCGTCTGGCCCAGTCCATCTCCGAATGGCCGCAGGCGAGTGCCACCTACTTCAAGACGAACCAGGAGCGCATCGCCGCCTTTGTCGGCACCGGACGGCTCGGCCCCTTCGCCAACGGCTACTGGGGGCACAGCGCCTATCGCCTGCCGGCGGAAGCCAACCTGATGGCGGTCGCCCACTATCTCGAGGCGCTCGAGTGGCAGAAGGACATCATCCGCATCCATGCCATTCTCGGCTCGAAGAATCCCCATCCCCAGACCTTTCTCGTCGGCGGCATGGCGATCCCCGTCGATCCGGACAGCCAGAACGCCATCAATGCCGACAAGCTGGCGCTGATCGGCAAGCTCCTCAAAAAGGCGCGGGTCTTCGTCGAACAGGTCTACATCCCCGATCTTCTGGCGGTGGCTTCCTTCTACAAGGAGTGGGCGGGGATCGGCGGCGGGGTCGGCAACTTCCTGACCTACGGCGACTTCCCCATGGACAACAGCGGCAGCCTGGAGAGCAATTACTTTCCGCGGGGGGTGATCCTCGGCAGGGACCTGGCCAACGTGATGCCGATGGACGAGGAAAAGATCACCGAATACGTCACCCATTCCTGGTACAGCTATTCCGGCGGCGACGGCAAGGGGCTGCATCCCTACGACGGCGAAACCAGCCACAACTACACCGGTCCCAGGCCCCCCTACGACTTTCTCGACACCGACGACAAGTATTCCTGGGTCAAGGCCCCGCGCTACATGGATCAGCCGATGGAGGTCGGTCCCCTGGCCCGCATGGTCGTGGCCTACGCCCGGGGTCACAAGGAGGTGCAGGAGACGGTCAACTTCGTTCTCGGCAAGCTCGGCGTCGGCCCGGAAGCCCTCTTCTCAACCCTGGGACGCACCGCCGCCCGGGGGATCGAAACCCTGCTTCTGGCGCAGAAGAGCGAGTTGTGGCTGCAGCAGCTCACGGACAACATGGGGCGGGGGATTCTGGCGGTGCACAACGGCGAGCGCTGGGATCCGGCGACCTGGCCGAAGGAGTCCCGCGGTTTCGGCTACCACGAGGCGCCCCGCGGCGCCCTCGGCCACTGGATCCGCATCGAAAACGGCGCCATCGCCAATTTCCAGGCCGTCGTCCCCTCGACCTGGAACGCCGGCCCCCGCGACCCCATGGGGCAGATGGGTCCCTACGAGGCGGCGCTGATCGGCACGCCCGTCGCCGACCCGGGAAAACCCCTGGAAATTCTCCGCACCATTCACTCCTTCGACCCCTGTCTGGCCTGCGCCGTTCACGTCCTCGACGGCCGCGGGACGGAGATGGTGCAGGTCAAGGTTCTGTAGGGCGGTAACGAGTCACGGAGTCGCCGGCAGATTTTGTCACCCGTCACGCGTCACCTGTCACGCTATCAGGAGGTCGCCATGCTTGAAATCCGCTATGTCTGGGAATGGCCGGTGCGCATCACCCACTGGGTCAACGTCCTCTGTGTGGTCATCCTCTCCCTCACCGGTTATTACATCGGCTCCCCCTTTATCGCCGGGAGCGACGGCGCCTTTGTCATGGGCTGGGTGCGCTTCATCCACTTCGTGGCCGCCTATGCCCTGACCGTTTCCCTGCTGGCGCGCGTTTACTGGATGTTCGCCGGCAACCATCACGCCTCCTGGCGGGCCTTCATCCCTTGGACGACGGCTCAGGGGCGGCGCAACTTCGTCAAGATGCTGCGCTACTACACCTTTACCGGCAAAAAGATCTCCTACGAGGTCGGCCACAATCCGGTCGCCGCCCTCGCCTATGCCGGAATCTTCTTTCTCTTTTTCCTCCAGATCGTTTCGGGTTTCGCTCTTTACAGCCAGTACAATCCCGGGGGGACCGCCGCGGCTCTCTTCTCCCCCGTTTTCGGTCTCCTGGGGAATCAGTGGCTGCGGCTCGGGCATCACGGGGTGATGTGGCTCCTCATCGGCTTCATCATCAACCACATCTACAGCGCCTGGCTGATGGACATCAAGGAAAGAAACGGCACCATCAGCGGGATTTTCAGCGGTTACCGCTACATCGAACCCCGGGATCTCTGATGGCGATTCTCGTCCTGGGTCTGGGCAACAGCCTGATGAACGACGACGCCTTCGGCGGGGAGGTGGTGGCCCTTCTGCGGCAGCGCTTCTCTTTTCCCGAGGGGGTGAGCGTCGTCGATGGCGGCACCCTCGGCCTCGACCTCCTGCCGTTTCTCGAGGGGGTGGAGCGATTGCTCATCGTCGATGCCGTCGCCATGGGGGCCCCGCCGGGGACGGTCTTTCGTCTCGAGGGGGACGAGGTGCCGCGGGCCTTTGCCGGCAAGCTCTCGGTTCATCAGATGGGGCTGCAGGACCTTCTGGCGGTGGCCGAGCTGCAGGGAAACCTCCCGCCGACCCTGGTTTTCCGGGGGGTGCAGCCGGGGTCCATCGAAATGGGGATGCGGATGTCGCCGCCGGTCGTCGCGGCCCTCGACCGGGTGGTCTCGGAGGTCGCATCGGACCTTGCGGCCTGGGGGGCACCCCCCCGGCCGCGGATTACCGTGAACGGAGGATAGATCATGTCTCTTTCCTCGACCGCCCTGGGGCTCCTTCTTCTGATCACCTTCGTCGCCGGCTGCAGCGACTTGGTCCCCGATTACCCCCGCCGGGAGCCCCCGGCCGGCCTTCTCGGCGACGCCGCCCGGCAGGAGGCCGGTGCCGCCCTCTTTTCCCTCCACTGTGCGGTCTGCCACGGTACCCCCGAAGAGGGGCGCACGCCGCGGGCCGACTTTTTCGTCCCCCCCGCCCCCGATTTCACCTCTGCCACCTACCGCAGCGCCGATCCCGCCTACCTCTTCTGGCGCATCCAGAAGGGTAAAGCCGTCGAACCCTACCTCTCGGGCGGCTCGGTGATGCCGGCCTGGGGGCCCCACCTCTCCGACGAGGAGCTCTGGTCGCTGGTCGCCTACATTCTCCGGCGCTCCGGTTCCTAGTTCCTCTTCCCCTTGAAGCGTTTCAGGCGGTAGAAGGCCTCCCGCTCACGCTCGCCGAGGTGCTGGGCGATGGCGCGGATCTCCCCCCGCAACCGCGGAAGGATCCGTTCCTCGAGAACCCGGATGCGGCGGGTCGTCTTCAGCAGTTCCTCCCCCAGTCGTTTCAGTTTCCCTTCGAAGGCCGCCATCTCCAGCATCTGTTCGACGATCGTTTCGAAGCGGCTGAACGCTTCCTCGAGATGGGGGGTGGTGGACCGGTAGTCGTAGCCGCGTTTATCGGGGGTGCGCACCGGTCTTTGAGCGACCTGCACCTCGCGGTAGAAGAGTCCGAGAGCGTGGCGGGACAGGATCTCCACCCCCAGATCGCGGCGCTCCGCCGCGGCCAGGGAGGCGACGAAGGTTTCCCCCTCGTGCCCCAGGGTCAGCTGCAGCTCCTCGATCCCCCGGCCGTAAGCGCGGCGGATTTCCTCCCGGGAGCGCAGCAGGGGGCGGCTCGTTTCGAGGAGTTCGCGGATCAAAGCCTGGCGGCGCCCCTTGAGGATGCCGACGCTGCCGACCACCGATTTGGCCTTTTCCCTGAGGAGGAGGAGATTGGTGCGGGTCTGGTGGATCATCCCCCCTCCCCTCCCCCTTCGGCTTCCTGCAGGAGGGAGAGGCCGGCGTCGAGGCTCTCGCCGATGGTGCGCCGCTCCTTCTGGTGGACGAAGCGCTCCTCGAAGGCCTCGGCAAAGGAGAGCATCTGCTTCTCCCGGGGGGGGAGCCCTTCGCGGCCGACGATCGCCTCGAGCTTGCGCAGGTCCCGTCCCCGGGCGTAGGCCCGGTAGAGGCGGTTGGCGATCGCCCGGTGGTCCTCCCGGGTGCGCCCGGCGCCGATCCCCTGCTGCATGAGCCTTGAGAGGCTCGGCAGCACATCGACGGGGGGAAAGATCCCGCGGCGGTGCAGCTCCCGCGACAGAACGATCTGCCCCTCGGTGATGTAGCCGGTGAGGTCGGGGATCGGGTGGGTGATGTCATCCTCGGGCATGGTCACCACCGGGAGCATGGTCACCGACCCCTCTTGCCCCTTGATGCGCCCGGCCCGCTCGTAGATCGACGCCAGGTCCGAGTAGAGGTATCCCGGATAGCCGCGCCGGCCGGGGAGTTCCTCCCGGGCTGCCGAGACCTCCCGCAGGGCGTCGCAGTAGTTGACCATGTCGGTGATCACCACCAGCACGTCCATCCCCCGCTCGAAGGCCAGGTATTCGGCCACCGCCAGGGCCAGGCGCGGGGCGAGGAGACGCTCCACCACCGGGTCGTCGGCGAGGTTGGCAAAGGCGACGAAGCCCCCCCCCATCCCGTTGAGGACTTCGAGGTAGTAGGCGTAGTTGTGGTAGGTCAGCCCGAGGGCGACGAAGACGACGACGAAATCTCCTCCGTCCACCAGGCGGGCCTGACGGAGGATCCCGGCGGCGATCTCCCGGGAAGGGAGACCGGAACAGGAGAAGATCGGCAGTTTCTGCCCCTTGACCAGGGTATTGAGGCCGTCGATGACGGCAAATCCCGTTTCGATGAACTGCTCGGGGCGCGCCCGGGCCGCCGGGTTGATCGGGGCCCCGGTGACCGGCTCCCAGCGCTCGGGGATGTACATCGGCAGCCCGTCGCGGGGGCGAAAGGATCCGTCGAAGATCCGGCCGATGCAGGCCGCCGAGAGGGGGGCCTGCTTCACCGCGTCGCTGAAGATGACCCGCGAACGCTCGCGGTCGAGCCCCCGCGGCTCGCCGAAGACCTCGACCAGCACTGTCGACTCCTCGATGCGCAGCACCTCCCCTTCGAGGGTGCGGCCGTCGGGATAGACGATGAGCACCTCCTCGCCGAGGCGGGGGGAGAAGACCTCCTCGAGAAAGAGGAGGGGGCCGCGGATG
This region includes:
- a CDS encoding V-type ATP synthase subunit B — protein: MRLAEHSYRTVAAIRGPLLFLEEVFSPRLGEEVLIVYPDGRTLEGEVLRIEESTVLVEVFGEPRGLDRERSRVIFSDAVKQAPLSAACIGRIFDGSFRPRDGLPMYIPERWEPVTGAPINPAARARPEQFIETGFAVIDGLNTLVKGQKLPIFSCSGLPSREIAAGILRQARLVDGGDFVVVFVALGLTYHNYAYYLEVLNGMGGGFVAFANLADDPVVERLLAPRLALAVAEYLAFERGMDVLVVITDMVNYCDALREVSAAREELPGRRGYPGYLYSDLASIYERAGRIKGQEGSVTMLPVVTMPEDDITHPIPDLTGYITEGQIVLSRELHRRGIFPPVDVLPSLSRLMQQGIGAGRTREDHRAIANRLYRAYARGRDLRKLEAIVGREGLPPREKQMLSFAEAFEERFVHQKERRTIGESLDAGLSLLQEAEGGGEGG